A single region of the Vibrio cyclitrophicus genome encodes:
- a CDS encoding nucleoside triphosphate pyrophosphohydrolase family protein: protein MNLSQLSQEIYDHLYRDIEEFRSTFDLPVAAPETMDEKGDTLHTSLAIEELTELAEADSKIEQADAIVDSVYVLMGRLVHLGQAKVEDNLAISYLIDLLLNVSKNRSIDFLPCWDEVHSSNMSKVCRTETEYAETEAFYAEQNIKLMAVQKGEYIIAKCAEDFVSEGKTVRQGKVLKSVHYRPANLEPLTA from the coding sequence ATGAACCTTTCTCAACTAAGCCAAGAAATCTACGATCACCTTTACCGCGACATTGAAGAGTTCCGCAGTACTTTTGATCTGCCTGTTGCTGCTCCTGAAACAATGGACGAAAAGGGCGATACGCTACATACCTCTCTAGCGATCGAAGAACTGACAGAACTTGCAGAAGCTGACTCTAAAATCGAACAAGCGGACGCTATTGTAGACAGCGTTTATGTTTTGATGGGACGCTTGGTTCACCTTGGTCAAGCTAAGGTAGAAGACAACCTAGCAATCAGCTACCTGATCGACCTACTGTTGAATGTTTCTAAAAACCGTTCAATTGACTTCTTACCGTGCTGGGACGAAGTACACTCGAGCAACATGAGCAAAGTATGTCGCACCGAAACAGAATACGCTGAAACAGAAGCTTTCTATGCTGAGCAAAACATCAAGCTGATGGCTGTTCAGAAAGGCGAATACATCATTGCAAAGTGCGCGGAAGATTTCGTATCTGAAGGCAAGACAGTTCGCCAAGGTAAAGTACTAAAATCAGTACACTACCGCCCTGCGAACCTTGAGCCACTAACGGCTTAA
- a CDS encoding DUF1415 domain-containing protein — protein sequence MSNTQSTDLQTIHDQVKQWLDDVVIGLNLCPFAAKPQRNKQIKIFVSEAETEEVLLEDIMTHFVELDNTPVAELETTLVVVPNMLQDFFDYNMFIDWIEALIKQEDWEGTYQVATFHPDYCFGGADPEDDENLTNRSPYPVYHLIREASMEKVLKHYPNPEAIPDTNIARVESLTPEERRKLFPYLFS from the coding sequence ATGTCGAACACTCAAAGCACTGATCTTCAAACCATCCACGACCAAGTAAAACAGTGGTTAGACGATGTCGTTATTGGCCTAAACCTGTGTCCATTCGCAGCTAAGCCACAACGTAATAAGCAAATTAAGATCTTTGTGAGCGAAGCAGAAACCGAAGAAGTGTTGCTAGAAGACATCATGACGCATTTTGTTGAGTTAGATAACACACCGGTTGCCGAGTTAGAGACAACTTTGGTGGTTGTTCCTAACATGCTGCAAGATTTTTTCGACTACAACATGTTCATTGATTGGATTGAAGCCCTGATCAAACAAGAAGATTGGGAAGGTACTTATCAAGTGGCCACCTTTCATCCAGACTATTGTTTTGGTGGCGCAGACCCAGAAGACGATGAGAACCTAACGAATCGCTCTCCTTATCCGGTTTACCATTTGATTCGTGAAGCAAGTATGGAAAAAGTGTTGAAGCACTACCCTAACCCTGAAGCGATTCCTGATACCAACATCGCGAGAGTTGAGTCTTTAACGCCAGAAGAACGCCGTAAACTGTTCCCTTACTTGTTTAGCTAA
- a CDS encoding sensor domain-containing diguanylate cyclase, which produces MNQASESEIVIRRLYQITNDYRKGFDIQIAQLLIMGLERFNLDIGILSKVDGNAYVVEHCVTPDGVELNSGDTFDYRSTYCEITCKSIGPICIEHCGKHDKYAKHPAYQSFGLESYIGVPIFVNDELYGTLNFSSPAPYHREFKEFDVDVMRLMASWIEVELVRRQQERKLKELNEKLEYQAMYDPLTHLPNRRCLFKTLNAEVEQLKGSLGKGTLAVVDIDFFKQVNDTYGHQMGDVVLKKVANVLSNNTQEGEFVARFGGEEFILWYPNKNPSCVEDKFMTLLQEMKKITLDRKPVTISIGACHFELSTGDTKGERMSALDKLIKVADECLYIAKQNGRDQFISRPYHQERSGI; this is translated from the coding sequence ATGAACCAAGCTAGTGAAAGTGAAATTGTTATACGCCGCTTGTATCAAATCACCAATGATTATCGAAAGGGCTTCGATATTCAAATCGCTCAGCTACTTATTATGGGGCTTGAACGCTTCAACCTTGATATTGGTATCTTATCGAAAGTCGATGGTAATGCTTATGTTGTTGAACATTGTGTTACGCCTGACGGGGTAGAGCTCAATAGCGGTGACACCTTCGATTATCGTTCAACCTATTGCGAAATTACTTGTAAATCGATCGGTCCTATCTGCATTGAGCATTGTGGCAAACACGATAAGTATGCGAAGCATCCTGCTTACCAGTCTTTTGGTTTGGAGTCTTATATTGGGGTTCCCATTTTTGTTAATGATGAGCTTTATGGCACCTTAAATTTTTCAAGCCCGGCACCTTACCATCGCGAGTTCAAAGAGTTCGATGTCGACGTGATGAGGCTAATGGCGTCATGGATAGAAGTGGAACTGGTAAGAAGGCAGCAAGAGCGAAAACTCAAAGAGCTGAATGAGAAGTTAGAGTACCAAGCTATGTACGATCCTTTGACACACCTGCCGAATCGACGTTGCTTGTTTAAAACGTTGAACGCAGAAGTGGAACAGTTAAAAGGATCTTTAGGAAAGGGAACCTTGGCGGTTGTCGACATCGACTTCTTTAAACAGGTCAACGACACTTATGGCCACCAAATGGGTGATGTTGTATTAAAGAAAGTGGCGAACGTGCTGAGCAATAACACTCAAGAAGGTGAGTTTGTGGCGCGTTTTGGTGGTGAAGAGTTCATTCTTTGGTATCCAAATAAAAACCCAAGTTGTGTTGAAGATAAGTTCATGACTCTTTTGCAAGAGATGAAGAAAATCACGCTTGATAGAAAGCCTGTCACTATATCAATCGGTGCGTGTCATTTTGAGTTGAGTACAGGGGATACCAAAGGGGAAAGGATGTCGGCGTTAGATAAACTAATCAAAGTTGCCGATGAATGTCTGTACATTGCGAAACAGAATGGACGAGATCAGTTCATTTCTCGTCCATATCATCAAGAGCGCTCGGGAATATGA
- a CDS encoding glutaredoxin family protein yields the protein MKRVVLYVADKCPHCKDAQRYLDSKKIVYRLTNAKMQRGRKELQAMGARSIPVLKIGDQVMVGWNQKNFDKMYNSKNT from the coding sequence ATGAAACGTGTTGTATTGTACGTCGCAGACAAATGCCCGCACTGTAAAGATGCCCAGCGCTATTTGGACTCTAAGAAAATTGTTTACCGCCTGACGAATGCAAAAATGCAGCGTGGCCGCAAAGAATTACAAGCGATGGGTGCTCGTTCTATCCCCGTGCTTAAGATCGGCGATCAAGTGATGGTTGGTTGGAATCAGAAGAACTTCGATAAGATGTATAACTCAAAGAACACTTAA
- a CDS encoding MFS transporter: MFDKGSPQYKRITQSLAIGSFIIFCNLYLFQPILPHMAEHFQVSETQINWLFAATTLGLSISLVPWAIASETFGRKPIILFSLFAIPLIGLSMVFTTTLLQLVIARAFMGIAVAAFAGVAVAYMVEELSPKAFAVAIGGYIAANSLGGIFGRVLGGLITDYFDWHATVLFFVVGSLLGALYIAYSLPDQQNFKPQKGLFFHHNRSVVTHLKNRTLWLAMLIGGANFALFVNLYSVMGFRLVSAPHSVSVGLASLIFLCYLAGTVSSKLSNRWTLRFDPLNGILMGVCISLIGMLVSAVDKVPFMLAGLLLISGGAFFAHTLAYSWVSQKAPSAKATATALYLVHYYIGGSLGGFLLLYCWQLFGWNGVIAGGSIFYVAIFAWVYQLKQLQVSTSKLAQA, translated from the coding sequence ATGTTTGATAAAGGCAGTCCTCAATACAAACGCATCACCCAATCATTGGCGATTGGCTCATTTATCATTTTCTGTAACCTTTATCTCTTTCAGCCAATTTTGCCGCACATGGCGGAGCACTTCCAAGTATCTGAAACTCAAATCAACTGGCTGTTTGCCGCGACAACACTTGGGCTTTCCATCAGCTTGGTGCCTTGGGCAATCGCTTCTGAAACCTTTGGCCGAAAACCCATCATTCTGTTCAGCTTATTTGCTATCCCGCTAATCGGACTGAGCATGGTGTTCACAACTACCCTACTACAGCTTGTTATTGCCAGAGCATTCATGGGAATAGCGGTTGCTGCTTTTGCAGGTGTGGCTGTTGCCTACATGGTCGAAGAGTTATCACCGAAAGCATTCGCAGTCGCGATAGGCGGTTATATTGCGGCTAACTCATTAGGTGGCATCTTCGGGCGTGTATTGGGCGGCTTGATTACGGATTATTTTGACTGGCATGCGACTGTGTTGTTTTTCGTTGTCGGCTCTTTACTTGGCGCACTCTATATTGCGTATAGCCTGCCTGACCAACAAAACTTCAAACCGCAGAAAGGGCTGTTCTTTCATCATAATCGCTCGGTAGTGACGCACTTAAAAAACCGTACCTTATGGCTCGCGATGTTGATTGGTGGCGCTAACTTTGCCCTGTTCGTAAACCTGTATTCAGTAATGGGCTTTAGGCTAGTATCCGCACCTCATTCAGTGTCTGTGGGTTTAGCATCGCTTATATTCCTATGTTACTTGGCCGGAACGGTCAGTTCGAAGCTATCCAACAGATGGACGCTTCGCTTTGATCCGCTAAACGGTATCTTGATGGGCGTGTGCATTAGCTTAATCGGAATGCTAGTTTCTGCGGTCGATAAAGTCCCGTTCATGTTAGCTGGTTTGTTATTGATTAGCGGCGGCGCGTTCTTCGCCCATACCCTTGCCTACTCTTGGGTGAGTCAAAAAGCCCCGAGTGCTAAGGCAACAGCTACCGCGCTCTATCTGGTTCACTATTATATTGGCGGTAGTTTAGGTGGGTTCTTACTTTTGTATTGCTGGCAACTGTTTGGTTGGAATGGCGTAATTGCAGGCGGCTCTATCTTCTATGTTGCGATATTTGCATGGGTCTACCAGTTGAAACAGCTACAAGTATCTACGTCCAAACTCGCACAAGCATAA
- a CDS encoding LysR family transcriptional regulator → MLESKPLRHFLAVAQFGNFTQAAKALHIAQPALSISIKKLEQTLELILFRRGDKSVTLTEEGKVLFEHAKRISQQFDDAQLAMNELKGLEKGEVRLGAPSMMGSYFFPQVVMAFKSQYPNLKLTLIDAGTESIREMLLNGELDIGVINHENVPDAFETDHLLSSEMLAVVGKEHPLAQQPSMTFEEFFAQELIMFKSGYFHRDFIDATCKKYNLDMTIAFETNLLPMILSIVKREFAITALLSLVTEYEEDVVGVPFKDPVKLNLSLAWRKEGYLSKADRTFIDFVKRYV, encoded by the coding sequence ATGCTTGAATCAAAACCACTTCGTCATTTCTTAGCTGTTGCGCAGTTTGGTAACTTCACTCAAGCCGCCAAAGCGCTGCATATCGCGCAGCCTGCATTGAGTATCTCCATTAAAAAACTCGAACAGACGCTTGAGCTGATTCTCTTCCGTCGTGGAGATAAATCCGTCACCCTAACGGAAGAGGGAAAGGTACTGTTTGAACATGCGAAGCGAATATCCCAGCAGTTTGATGATGCTCAACTCGCAATGAATGAGTTAAAGGGACTGGAAAAAGGCGAGGTGCGATTGGGCGCTCCAAGCATGATGGGGAGTTACTTTTTCCCGCAAGTTGTGATGGCATTTAAAAGCCAATACCCAAACCTCAAGTTGACCTTGATTGATGCGGGTACTGAATCGATTAGGGAGATGCTATTAAACGGCGAACTCGATATTGGCGTAATCAACCATGAGAATGTCCCTGATGCTTTCGAAACCGACCACTTGTTGAGTTCTGAGATGCTCGCCGTTGTCGGTAAGGAACATCCGTTAGCACAGCAGCCTTCGATGACCTTTGAAGAATTTTTCGCTCAAGAGCTGATCATGTTCAAGTCGGGTTATTTCCACCGTGACTTTATCGACGCAACGTGTAAAAAATACAACCTAGACATGACCATCGCATTCGAAACCAACTTGCTCCCGATGATTCTTTCTATCGTGAAGCGAGAGTTTGCCATCACTGCGCTGCTTAGCTTGGTGACAGAATATGAGGAAGACGTAGTAGGCGTGCCATTTAAAGACCCTGTGAAGCTGAACCTATCTTTGGCGTGGAGAAAGGAAGGGTATCTGTCCAAGGCAGACCGAACCTTTATTGATTTCGTTAAGAGGTATGTGTGA
- a CDS encoding M48 family metallopeptidase, translating into MHPSLRYIQGYPKHILDPVTQLVESGKLVPWFEARYPKNHEIKSEKALFDYAIEIKNRYMKKTPPISKVIYDGKIHLINNALGLHSYVAKNHGGKIKSKNEIRIASVFKNAPEPLLRMLVVHELAHIKEKEHDKAFYQLCCHMEPEYHQLELDARLFMMYLDLKK; encoded by the coding sequence ATGCATCCTTCTTTACGCTATATTCAAGGCTATCCTAAGCACATTCTTGATCCTGTGACTCAACTTGTTGAGTCGGGTAAATTGGTGCCGTGGTTTGAAGCTCGCTACCCAAAGAATCATGAAATCAAAAGCGAGAAAGCCCTGTTTGACTATGCGATTGAGATAAAAAATCGCTACATGAAAAAAACACCACCGATCAGCAAGGTGATTTACGACGGCAAGATACACCTAATCAATAATGCGTTGGGTCTTCATTCTTACGTTGCGAAGAATCACGGTGGAAAGATCAAATCAAAGAATGAAATTCGTATCGCCAGTGTTTTTAAAAATGCACCAGAACCTTTGCTGAGAATGCTGGTGGTACATGAACTGGCGCATATCAAAGAGAAAGAGCACGACAAAGCCTTTTACCAACTATGCTGTCACATGGAACCGGAATATCATCAACTTGAGTTGGATGCCCGTTTATTCATGATGTATTTAGATTTAAAGAAGTAG